ATAAAAATCCCAATGTCCAAATCCCAATGACAAATGAAATCCCAATGTCCAAATCCCAATAATTTGAAATGATATTGGACATTGGAAATTGGACATTTTTTTGACATTTGAACTTGGGATTTGGGATTTATTATAGAATGGATGAATTTTAAAACAGCCAAACATATAAAATACGATATACTGAATAGTTACTTCTTTTTTTGTATATCTCCTTGCGATGACCTATAGATAAAACCAATATTACAAGTTTTTCCGGATATATTCCGTATATTATCCTATAATCACCAACCCTATATGACCATTTTCCTACTAATGGCCCTGTCAGCCTCTTTCCTCTCATCGGGTTCTTAGCCAAGAACTCAATTCCCTTTTTTAATCGCTCCTTTATCTTTTTGTCCAGATTCTTTATCTTTCGGTAAGCTTCCTTAGTATATTCTATCCTATACATCAAAAAAGACTTCTTTGTGGGAATAGATTCTTCCTTTCTGTATATCCTCTTCTGCCTTTACCAAAGATTTTATCAGTTCCCTATCTGCTAATATCTCTAATGTCTCAAGCTCTTCTGGACTTATCATAACAATAGCCGGCTTTCCTTGTTTTGTTACAATATAC
The genomic region above belongs to bacterium and contains:
- a CDS encoding type II toxin-antitoxin system RelE/ParE family toxin encodes the protein MYRIEYTKEAYRKIKNLDKKIKERLKKGIEFLAKNPMRGKRLTGPLVGKWSYRVGDYRIIYGIYPEKLVILVLSIGHRKEIYKKRSNYSVYRILYVWLF
- a CDS encoding type II toxin-antitoxin system Phd/YefM family antitoxin is translated as MEKIAPISEVRNHLPSIVNEILFTNQRYIVTKQGKPAIVMISPEELETLEILADRELIKSLVKAEEDIQKGRIYSHKEVFFDV